The Micavibrio sp. TMED2 genome has a window encoding:
- a CDS encoding SPASM domain-containing protein, translating to MLLGPEFYEQAWEYARASNPNLNFSIQTNLLSYNHKRWYDVFKDIFKGSVSTSFDPDETNRIYRGSAALYTRLFYNRLEEVLDDGFYPKIIGTYTSETAHMADAMYERSLAYGEKGPHLRFNYRYPAGRDEGNGEMISPREYGEMLLRLYNRWIVDLPVFVITPLDEMLKKVIALEVARCPWTRSCGGHFLGLEPNGDTYNCSEFADLGDPEFKFGNLNDMTVPELMKSRAAAMIRRRRVDLPLDCQSCRHFGECEGGCMRDAVLYNHGLGGKFHYCHSWMMVFDRIKESVRNGEADGAIEKYGLNPDEVRRTMKPVPGVAA from the coding sequence ATGCTGCTCGGTCCCGAGTTCTATGAGCAGGCCTGGGAGTATGCCCGGGCCTCGAACCCGAACCTCAACTTCTCGATCCAGACCAACCTGCTGAGCTATAATCACAAGCGTTGGTATGACGTCTTTAAGGACATCTTCAAGGGCTCGGTCTCCACATCCTTTGATCCGGACGAGACCAACCGCATCTATCGTGGCTCGGCGGCGCTTTATACCCGGCTGTTCTACAACCGTCTGGAAGAAGTCCTCGATGATGGCTTCTACCCGAAGATCATCGGCACCTATACCTCTGAAACCGCCCATATGGCCGATGCCATGTATGAGCGCAGTCTCGCCTATGGTGAGAAGGGGCCGCATTTGCGCTTCAACTATCGCTATCCGGCCGGCCGCGACGAGGGCAATGGCGAGATGATCAGCCCGCGCGAATATGGTGAGATGCTGCTGCGTCTCTATAACCGCTGGATTGTCGATCTGCCGGTCTTCGTCATCACGCCACTGGACGAGATGCTGAAAAAGGTGATTGCGCTTGAGGTTGCGCGCTGTCCCTGGACCCGCTCATGTGGCGGCCATTTCCTAGGGCTGGAGCCGAATGGCGATACCTATAACTGTTCGGAATTTGCCGATCTCGGTGATCCGGAGTTCAAATTCGGCAATCTGAACGACATGACTGTGCCCGAGCTGATGAAGAGCCGCGCTGCCGCCATGATCCGCCGCCGCCGGGTTGACCTGCCGCTGGATTGCCAGAGCTGTCGCCATTTTGGTGAGTGCGAAGGCGGCTGCATGCGTGATGCTGTGCTGTACAATCACGGCCTCGGCGGCAAGTTCCACTACTGCCACTCCTGGATGATGGTATTTGACCGGATCAAGGAGAGCGTGCGCAACGGCGAGGCCGATGGCGCGATTGAGAAATATGGCCTGAACCCTGACGAGGTGCGCCGGACGATGAAACCGGTGCCGGGGGTGGCGGCATGA
- a CDS encoding transcriptional regulator: protein MNQIADRIIKASTALPEAGLRFSNQSNPLVSIEQGYFVFTLMPSLFCKLRCPHCYLSLEQRKDKSIMSVEDLTHACIKVDRYYQKQQISEKTIVCYWYGGEPTSMGQPYFKSAADSINGVFCPEEGYRTKHTVLTALVGVKDDWFSLFDKYGEGEVQSSYDGMMRGKTYMKRWDERARAVVASGLRLSTISVVNRELLNQGPEATLDYLADIGVAETSWLPFMWNEQNDSGAYNEFAPTMREYCDFMIGLSEHWLKRRGEGIAVPEIGQLRFIMHQSESPLLANIAGQTLFLLPNGDFVLPDYHNGWQEFMRVFGNILEQDFEQVLTSPERRRYLRRQVMRNNNSECQDCDHMDKCIMEFWKDNRAGDVCFGARDYVEWVLANKSDIKAITGDAPPVLY from the coding sequence ATGAACCAGATTGCCGACCGGATCATCAAAGCCAGCACGGCCTTGCCCGAAGCCGGTCTCCGGTTTTCCAATCAGTCCAATCCACTGGTCAGCATCGAGCAGGGGTATTTCGTCTTTACCCTGATGCCGAGCCTGTTCTGCAAGCTGCGCTGCCCGCATTGCTATCTGAGCCTTGAGCAACGCAAGGATAAATCCATCATGTCGGTGGAGGATCTGACCCATGCCTGTATCAAGGTCGATCGCTATTATCAGAAACAGCAGATCAGCGAAAAAACCATCGTCTGCTACTGGTACGGCGGTGAGCCCACATCGATGGGCCAGCCCTATTTCAAATCGGCCGCCGACAGCATCAATGGTGTTTTCTGCCCGGAAGAGGGGTATCGGACCAAGCATACGGTCCTGACGGCTCTGGTCGGGGTCAAGGATGACTGGTTTTCCCTGTTCGACAAATATGGCGAAGGCGAGGTTCAGAGTTCCTATGACGGCATGATGCGCGGCAAGACCTATATGAAGCGCTGGGACGAGCGTGCTCGTGCTGTGGTTGCCTCTGGCCTGCGGCTGTCGACCATCAGCGTGGTAAACCGCGAATTGCTAAATCAGGGACCGGAAGCGACCCTCGATTACCTCGCCGATATCGGCGTCGCGGAAACCAGCTGGTTGCCCTTCATGTGGAACGAGCAGAATGATTCCGGCGCTTATAATGAGTTTGCGCCGACGATGCGTGAATATTGCGACTTCATGATCGGCCTGTCCGAGCACTGGCTGAAACGCCGAGGTGAGGGTATTGCCGTTCCCGAGATCGGCCAGTTGCGTTTTATCATGCACCAGTCGGAAAGCCCGCTGCTGGCCAATATCGCCGGGCAAACGCTGTTTCTCCTGCCCAACGGGGATTTTGTGCTGCCTGACTATCATAATGGCTGGCAGGAATTCATGCGGGTATTCGGCAATATCCTCGAGCAGGATTTCGAGCAGGTGCTGACCTCGCCGGAGCGCAGGCGCTATCTCCGCCGACAGGTCATGCGCAATAACAATTCTGAATGTCAGGATTGCGACCACATGGACAAGTGCATCATGGAGTTCTGGAAGGACAACCGGGCGGGTGATGTCTGTTTCGGTGCCCGGGATTATGTGGAATGGGTATTGGCGAACAAAAGCGACATCAAGGCAATAACCGGTGATGCGCCGCCCGTTCTTTATTGA